Proteins encoded together in one Streptomyces sp. TLI_171 window:
- a CDS encoding ABC transporter substrate-binding protein: MRLRKAAYVPAMLAISALTLTGCSSGHNTKSGDGNVAKSEVQNFGLGTLADSTGPAKDVAGAKPGGVAHGIEPAGIDYLDPGQIYVNEYQALAQLYSRSLTGYKTDPATGKTILVGDLATDTGKLSDEGKTWTYTLKDNLKFEDGTPITSKDVKYGIERLYADYQDQGPTYIQTWLSGQDYRKVYQGPYDGKELGDDVIGTPDDKTIVFHFKEAHADTPYAVQMPNITAIQKSKDDKEKYNDHPVSIGPYKIASYEKDKSLKLVKNPNWDPKSDPIRHQYVDSWEFELSIANPLLTQRLLAENGEDKNALTLVTNADNASIAKIQTDQATYKDRLVNKFLPFVDVFDINTTRVKDPKVRKALALAFPRAQVQKLLGGAATGDLATNLVSPTVAGWKDSDPLGLKAKPEGDPEAAKALLKEAGAENYPIVLAYANTPRWQPVAAAIQEALNNSGFKVDRKELDPTSYYSVIGKKDNGFDLYRSGWGADWPVASTVVPPTLDGRTVADGSPNYSHYNSDATNTEIDRINKMTDVTAASAEWMKLADKALADVPQIPAVYDKFFQVYGSGLGGVAYNEVIGAVDVSSIYVK; the protein is encoded by the coding sequence ATGAGACTTCGCAAGGCCGCGTACGTGCCCGCGATGCTGGCGATCAGCGCGCTCACCCTGACCGGCTGCTCCAGCGGCCACAACACCAAGTCCGGTGACGGCAACGTCGCCAAGTCCGAGGTGCAGAACTTCGGTCTGGGCACCCTGGCCGACTCCACCGGTCCGGCCAAGGACGTCGCGGGCGCCAAGCCGGGCGGCGTCGCCCACGGCATCGAGCCGGCCGGCATCGACTACCTCGACCCGGGCCAGATCTACGTCAACGAGTACCAGGCCCTCGCGCAGCTCTACAGCCGCTCGCTGACCGGTTACAAGACCGACCCGGCCACCGGCAAGACCATCCTGGTCGGCGACCTCGCCACCGACACCGGCAAGCTGTCGGACGAGGGCAAGACCTGGACGTACACCCTCAAGGACAACCTGAAGTTCGAGGACGGCACGCCGATCACCTCGAAGGACGTCAAGTACGGCATCGAGCGCCTGTACGCGGACTACCAGGACCAGGGTCCGACCTACATCCAGACCTGGCTGTCCGGCCAGGACTACCGCAAGGTGTACCAGGGTCCGTACGACGGCAAGGAGCTCGGTGACGACGTCATCGGCACCCCCGACGACAAGACCATCGTCTTCCACTTCAAGGAGGCGCACGCGGACACCCCGTACGCCGTCCAGATGCCGAACATCACGGCCATCCAGAAGTCGAAGGACGACAAGGAGAAGTACAACGACCACCCGGTCTCCATCGGCCCCTACAAGATCGCCAGCTACGAGAAGGACAAGTCCCTCAAGCTGGTGAAGAACCCGAACTGGGACCCGAAGTCGGACCCGATCCGTCACCAGTACGTGGACAGCTGGGAGTTCGAGCTCTCCATCGCCAACCCGCTGCTGACCCAGCGCCTGCTGGCGGAGAACGGCGAGGACAAGAACGCCCTGACCCTGGTGACCAACGCCGACAACGCGTCGATCGCCAAGATCCAGACCGACCAGGCCACCTACAAGGACCGCCTGGTCAACAAGTTCCTGCCGTTCGTCGACGTCTTCGACATCAACACCACCCGCGTGAAGGACCCGAAGGTCCGCAAGGCCCTCGCGCTCGCCTTCCCGCGCGCCCAGGTGCAGAAGCTGCTCGGCGGCGCCGCCACCGGCGACCTCGCCACCAACCTGGTCAGCCCGACCGTGGCCGGCTGGAAGGACTCCGACCCGCTGGGCCTGAAGGCCAAGCCGGAGGGTGACCCGGAGGCCGCCAAGGCCCTCCTGAAGGAGGCCGGCGCCGAGAACTACCCGATCGTCCTGGCCTACGCGAACACCCCGCGCTGGCAGCCGGTCGCCGCGGCGATCCAGGAGGCCCTGAACAACTCGGGCTTCAAGGTCGACCGCAAGGAGCTGGACCCGACCAGCTACTACTCGGTGATCGGCAAGAAGGACAACGGCTTCGACCTGTACCGCTCCGGCTGGGGCGCGGACTGGCCGGTCGCCTCGACCGTCGTCCCGCCGACCCTGGACGGCCGCACCGTCGCCGACGGCTCGCCGAACTACAGCCACTACAACAGCGACGCGACCAACACCGAGATCGACCGCATCAACAAGATGACGGACGTGACCGCCGCCTCCGCCGAGTGGATGAAGCTCGCCGACAAGGCCCTGGCCGACGTGCCGCAGATCCCCGCGGTCTACGACAAGTTCTTCCAGGTGTACGGCTCCGGCCTCGGTGGCGTGGCCTACAACGAGGTCATCGGCGCCGTGGACGTCTCCAGCATCTACGTCAAGTAA
- a CDS encoding ABC transporter permease — translation MTTPTGTTAEGDPILAKSTDEAGAKPAELLGRTPGQIAWSRFKRNRTGVVCAVITLGYIAAALLAPVISALYGKSPYVFYGLKDSSLLDALGLPVAPNGGMSGDYWFGITPTTGQDIFTNILYGIRTSLGVGVIVVVTATVLGVVVGLAQGYLGGTFDYLVGRFTDMLLALPTQLTAIAFFPIVVNAIVPIDKETPTWVRLVGMWTILALLGWMGMARLIRSITISLREREYIEAAKIAGASPWRIIFKELLPNLATTILVQATLSLPLIITSAAGLSFLGVGFTSPTPDLGRMFSDAAQYYDVDITYLVFPGVALTTFVLAFNLLGDAVRDALDPKTIR, via the coding sequence ATGACGACGCCAACTGGGACGACGGCCGAGGGAGATCCCATCCTCGCCAAGTCCACGGACGAGGCCGGCGCCAAGCCGGCCGAGCTCCTCGGGCGCACGCCGGGCCAGATCGCCTGGAGCCGCTTCAAGCGCAACCGCACGGGCGTGGTCTGTGCAGTGATCACCCTCGGGTACATCGCGGCGGCCCTGCTCGCCCCGGTGATCTCCGCGCTGTACGGCAAGAGCCCGTATGTCTTCTACGGGTTGAAGGACTCCAGCCTGCTGGACGCCCTCGGTCTGCCGGTCGCCCCCAACGGCGGCATGAGCGGCGACTACTGGTTCGGCATCACGCCCACGACCGGTCAGGACATCTTCACCAACATCCTGTACGGCATCCGCACCTCGCTCGGTGTGGGCGTCATCGTGGTGGTCACCGCCACGGTCCTCGGTGTGGTGGTCGGCCTGGCGCAGGGCTACCTCGGCGGCACCTTCGACTACCTGGTCGGCCGCTTCACCGACATGCTGCTGGCGCTGCCGACCCAGCTGACCGCCATCGCGTTCTTCCCGATCGTGGTCAACGCCATCGTCCCGATCGACAAGGAGACCCCGACCTGGGTCCGGTTGGTCGGCATGTGGACGATCCTGGCGCTGCTCGGCTGGATGGGCATGGCCCGTCTGATCCGCTCGATCACCATCTCGCTGCGCGAGCGCGAGTACATCGAGGCCGCGAAGATTGCCGGCGCGTCGCCCTGGCGGATCATCTTCAAGGAGCTGCTGCCCAACCTGGCCACCACCATCCTGGTGCAGGCCACCCTGTCGCTGCCGCTGATCATCACCAGCGCGGCCGGTCTCTCCTTCCTCGGCGTGGGCTTCACCAGCCCGACTCCCGACCTGGGCCGGATGTTCTCCGACGCCGCCCAGTACTACGACGTCGACATCACATATCTCGTCTTCCCCGGCGTGGCGCTGACGACCTTCGTCCTCGCGTTCAACCTGCTCGGGGACGCGGTCCGGGACGCTCTCGACCCGAAGACCATCCGGTAG
- a CDS encoding peptidoglycan binding domain-containing protein, with protein sequence MSSRESDNAHPQPRRGGPDAYPSGTPPYGTGLPGGTGADPAAGRPAPGPRGDEAETPKTETTLTTRMRINIPGSRPIPPIVVQSKVKDEKPAEPTGPRHRGGAGDPVLGVMDAGARTASPPNLPPEWQEPAPKPSESESTGEWFKPRQKGRPEPAPAAAPAPAAPAPGGAPQAAPRPAPRPSGAPASPFGPDELSSRTGGHPLPQQQADPFRPAAAAQDPFEAPAPQDPFDSPAARDPFNAPGAQDPFDTPAAGRRPAPGGAPTAQRGPGGPFPGAAGPGQEPEDTQIGGFDPITGDEPRPGAGISDPPTTQLFGGPAAERGFDDPPTTQLFLNGPAQPGDPSPAAGRGYPNAGDRPRPAAEGAQAAAGGGRFADVPAAQPFPGGPRAATPKRPLAPETQQAIEEDVEPEPSGKKRGGRGKKLLVYAVTAVLFVGAAGYGAGLMMNQSDIPKGTTVLGTSIGGDSRDQAVTVLDGSVGKIGQQPLKLKIGDQSVSLDPASAGLTFDTTATVDALTKHSYNPVEVFGSLTGSGKAVAPTVRVDRAKLKAALDDLAAKSGGSLQEGFVRFTDAGAAEVVPGKGGQGLDSAAAADKVEQAYRDRAAGKPEAELALPTAEAQPKVGQDALQAAADTLGKQVLNGNVTVTAGGKQFNFGRNTAAKALTLAPDASGNVVLKWDLDALAGSIGTTFDKVKTTKAGKASPITAQDVADAIGQTIGKSGRDRTFKFPA encoded by the coding sequence TTGAGCAGCCGCGAATCTGACAACGCCCACCCGCAGCCCCGCCGCGGCGGCCCCGACGCGTACCCGTCGGGCACCCCGCCGTACGGCACCGGCCTGCCCGGTGGGACCGGCGCGGACCCGGCCGCCGGACGCCCCGCTCCCGGGCCGCGCGGCGACGAGGCCGAGACGCCGAAGACGGAGACCACGCTGACCACCCGGATGCGGATCAACATCCCCGGGTCGCGGCCGATCCCGCCGATCGTGGTGCAGAGCAAGGTCAAGGACGAGAAGCCGGCCGAGCCGACCGGCCCGCGGCACCGCGGCGGCGCCGGCGACCCGGTGCTCGGCGTGATGGACGCCGGGGCGCGCACCGCCAGCCCGCCGAACCTGCCGCCGGAGTGGCAGGAGCCCGCGCCGAAGCCCAGCGAGTCGGAGTCCACCGGCGAGTGGTTCAAGCCGCGCCAGAAGGGCCGTCCGGAGCCCGCTCCGGCCGCCGCCCCGGCCCCGGCCGCGCCCGCCCCCGGCGGCGCCCCGCAGGCGGCCCCGCGGCCCGCTCCGCGCCCGTCCGGCGCGCCCGCCTCGCCGTTCGGCCCGGACGAGCTGTCCTCCCGCACCGGCGGGCACCCGCTGCCGCAGCAGCAGGCCGACCCGTTCCGTCCCGCGGCGGCGGCCCAGGACCCGTTCGAGGCCCCGGCTCCGCAGGACCCGTTCGACAGCCCGGCGGCCCGGGACCCGTTCAACGCCCCGGGCGCGCAGGACCCGTTCGACACCCCGGCCGCCGGCCGCCGTCCGGCGCCGGGCGGCGCCCCGACCGCGCAGCGCGGGCCGGGCGGGCCGTTCCCCGGTGCGGCCGGCCCCGGCCAGGAGCCGGAGGACACCCAGATCGGCGGCTTCGACCCGATCACCGGCGACGAGCCGCGGCCGGGCGCGGGCATATCCGACCCGCCGACCACCCAGCTGTTCGGCGGCCCGGCCGCCGAGCGCGGGTTCGACGACCCGCCGACCACCCAGCTGTTCCTCAACGGCCCGGCCCAGCCCGGCGATCCGTCCCCGGCCGCCGGCCGGGGGTACCCCAACGCCGGTGACCGTCCGCGCCCGGCCGCCGAGGGCGCCCAGGCCGCGGCGGGCGGCGGCCGGTTCGCCGACGTGCCCGCCGCGCAGCCGTTCCCCGGCGGCCCGCGGGCCGCCACCCCGAAGCGCCCGCTGGCCCCCGAGACGCAGCAGGCGATCGAGGAGGACGTCGAGCCGGAGCCGAGCGGGAAGAAGCGCGGCGGCCGCGGCAAGAAGCTGCTGGTGTACGCGGTCACCGCGGTGCTGTTCGTCGGCGCGGCCGGGTACGGCGCCGGCCTGATGATGAATCAGTCGGACATCCCCAAGGGCACCACGGTGCTGGGGACCTCGATCGGCGGCGACTCCCGCGACCAGGCGGTGACCGTGCTGGACGGCTCGGTCGGCAAGATCGGCCAGCAGCCGCTGAAGCTGAAGATCGGCGATCAGTCGGTGTCGCTGGACCCGGCCAGCGCCGGCCTGACCTTCGACACCACCGCGACGGTCGACGCGCTGACCAAGCACAGCTACAACCCGGTCGAGGTGTTCGGCTCGCTGACCGGCAGCGGCAAGGCCGTCGCGCCCACGGTCCGGGTCGACCGGGCCAAGCTGAAGGCCGCCCTGGACGACCTGGCCGCCAAGTCCGGGGGCAGCCTGCAGGAGGGCTTCGTCCGGTTCACCGACGCGGGCGCCGCCGAGGTGGTGCCGGGCAAGGGCGGCCAGGGCCTGGACTCGGCGGCCGCCGCGGACAAGGTCGAGCAGGCCTACCGCGACCGGGCGGCCGGCAAGCCGGAGGCGGAGCTGGCGCTGCCCACCGCCGAGGCCCAGCCGAAGGTCGGCCAGGACGCGCTGCAGGCCGCCGCGGACACGCTCGGCAAGCAGGTGCTGAACGGGAACGTCACGGTCACCGCCGGCGGCAAGCAGTTCAACTTCGGCCGGAACACCGCGGCCAAGGCGCTGACGCTGGCCCCGGACGCGTCCGGCAACGTGGTGCTGAAGTGGGACCTGGACGCGCTGGCCGGCTCCATCGGCACCACCTTCGACAAGGTGAAGACCACCAAGGCCGGGAAGGCGAGCCCGATCACCGCGCAGGACGTGGCGGACGCGATCGGCCAGACGATCGGGAAGAGCGGCCGGGACCGCACCTTCAAGTTCCCGGCCTGA
- a CDS encoding ABC transporter family substrate-binding protein — MPRPRFPLPLTATVAALTFALCSCASADGSADGRSAAAGGGEAPRMTQQAMNAHPRSELRRGGTLNWAIDQYSSQWNPVQADGSEASTNDVVKALLPTFWRSDAGGTQTPNPAYLSDVRSEVRQGKQVVVWTLNPKAHWSDGAPITWRDLQADWQALNGQDPAYRTATTNGFDQVESVVRGEDDFQAVMTFKAPYSEWQAMFNNAGNAPLLPARYVSTPELFNTAFKGRIPVSAGPFKVADMDAEARTVTVVADPGWWGDRPMLDKIVFKAYDTGSMPQAFAKGEVDFYNNGPNTEGYRVIQATAGAEVRKAGGPNLRHLVLNGRSPLLGDPKLRQALIQAIDRAEITRTDLAGLDWPYVPMNNHFLVPSQHGYQDNSNGLSRFDPGAAKAALDSLGWKVGPSGVRAKDGKELVLRFVAPASNNLAANESALVTRMLGEVGVKVTVQTVPAGEFFDGHIYQHDFDLTAFALLGTPFPVSNSISTFQQDSGSNWSQVGSKALDKAMAEAAKADTVDEETEALNRADEEAWQVAGLVPLYQRPALYGARKDLANIGAPGLGDFVYENIGLLK, encoded by the coding sequence GTGCCGAGACCCCGCTTCCCGCTCCCGCTGACCGCCACGGTGGCGGCGCTGACCTTCGCGCTGTGCTCCTGCGCCTCCGCCGACGGGTCCGCCGACGGCCGGTCGGCGGCGGCGGGCGGCGGCGAGGCGCCGCGGATGACCCAGCAGGCGATGAACGCCCACCCGCGGTCCGAGCTGCGCCGGGGCGGCACCCTCAACTGGGCGATCGACCAGTACTCCAGCCAGTGGAACCCGGTCCAGGCGGACGGGTCCGAGGCCTCCACCAACGACGTGGTCAAGGCGCTGCTGCCGACCTTCTGGCGCTCCGACGCGGGCGGCACCCAGACCCCCAACCCGGCCTACCTCAGCGACGTGCGCAGCGAGGTGCGGCAGGGCAAGCAGGTCGTGGTGTGGACGCTCAACCCGAAGGCGCACTGGTCGGACGGCGCCCCGATCACCTGGCGCGACCTGCAGGCCGACTGGCAGGCCCTGAACGGCCAGGACCCGGCGTACAGGACCGCCACCACCAACGGCTTCGACCAGGTGGAGAGCGTCGTCCGGGGCGAGGACGACTTCCAGGCGGTGATGACCTTCAAGGCGCCGTACTCGGAGTGGCAGGCGATGTTCAACAACGCCGGCAACGCCCCGCTGCTGCCCGCCCGGTACGTCTCCACCCCGGAGCTGTTCAACACCGCGTTCAAGGGCCGCATCCCGGTGTCGGCCGGCCCGTTCAAGGTCGCCGACATGGACGCCGAGGCACGCACCGTCACGGTGGTCGCCGACCCGGGCTGGTGGGGCGACCGGCCGATGCTCGACAAGATCGTGTTCAAGGCCTACGACACCGGCTCGATGCCGCAGGCCTTCGCCAAGGGCGAGGTCGACTTCTACAACAACGGCCCCAACACCGAGGGCTACCGGGTCATCCAGGCCACCGCGGGCGCCGAGGTGCGCAAGGCCGGCGGGCCGAACCTGCGGCACCTGGTGCTCAACGGCCGGAGCCCGCTGCTGGGCGACCCGAAGCTCCGTCAGGCGCTGATCCAGGCGATCGACCGGGCCGAGATCACCCGCACCGACCTGGCCGGCCTGGACTGGCCGTACGTGCCGATGAACAACCACTTCCTGGTGCCCTCGCAGCACGGCTACCAGGACAACTCGAACGGCCTGAGCCGCTTCGACCCCGGCGCCGCGAAGGCGGCCCTCGACTCGCTGGGCTGGAAGGTCGGCCCCTCGGGCGTCCGCGCCAAGGACGGCAAGGAACTGGTGCTGCGCTTCGTGGCGCCCGCGTCGAACAACCTGGCCGCCAACGAGAGCGCGCTGGTCACCCGGATGCTGGGCGAGGTCGGGGTGAAGGTCACGGTGCAGACCGTGCCCGCGGGCGAGTTCTTCGACGGCCACATCTACCAGCACGACTTCGACCTGACCGCGTTCGCCCTGCTGGGCACCCCCTTCCCGGTCTCCAACTCGATCAGCACCTTCCAGCAGGACTCCGGCTCCAACTGGTCCCAGGTCGGCAGCAAGGCGCTCGACAAGGCGATGGCGGAGGCCGCCAAGGCCGACACCGTGGACGAGGAGACGGAGGCGCTCAACCGTGCGGACGAAGAGGCGTGGCAGGTCGCGGGTCTGGTCCCGCTGTACCAGCGGCCGGCTCTCTACGGGGCCCGGAAGGACCTGGCGAACATCGGCGCCCCCGGGCTCGGCGACTTCGTCTACGAGAACATCGGGCTGCTGAAGTAA
- a CDS encoding S9 family peptidase — protein sequence MTTEKPHDTFPRQHARTQRFTAGAPRSFTVGPDGERVLFLRSHGVEQPANLLWSLDVASGVETVLADPAELLGGGAEQLSAAERARRERSRETSAGIVGYALDAAGRTAAFALSGRLFAVDTATGEARELPAATPLLDPRPSPDGRLVGYATPGGELRVTAADGSGDRLLAGPEADGVSWGQAEFVAQEEMSRDRGYWWAPDSSALLAARVDDRPVQRWWIADPANPERPPVEVAYPAAGTPNAEVGLWLLGLDGSRTEIRWDRAAYPYLARVHWSAGGPPLLQVQARDQREQLVLEADLTTGGTTVLLTERDPDWLELFGGVPVRRADGELVRIADRDGVRVLLVGEQAVTDADLHVRSVLAVDGDGVLFAASAGAAEFERRPPGWLGVFTAGPDGVREVGEGALGAVRGGGTTVLTTADPLRPGTTVTVLRAGVEPRVIASHAATPLITARPVFRFAGERRIPCAVLLPTGYDPDVDGELPVLMDPYGGPHGQRVVQAHNPHLVSQWFADQGFAVIVADGRGTPGHSPAWEKSINRRTAEITVADQVDALHALAEQFPLDLTRVAIRGWSYGGYLAAAAVLREPEVFHAAVAGAPVTEHDLYDTHYTERYYGDPNTEPEAYRANSVVELAPTLRRPLMIVHGLADDNVVVAHSLRLSTALLAAGRPHTVLPLSGVTHMTPQEQVAENLLLLQVRFLKEALGLL from the coding sequence ATGACCACCGAGAAGCCGCACGACACCTTCCCCCGGCAGCACGCGCGCACCCAGCGGTTCACCGCCGGCGCGCCCCGGTCGTTCACCGTCGGCCCGGACGGTGAGCGGGTGCTGTTCCTGCGCTCCCACGGGGTGGAGCAGCCCGCCAACCTGCTGTGGAGCCTGGACGTCGCCAGCGGCGTCGAGACCGTGCTCGCCGACCCGGCCGAGCTGCTCGGCGGCGGCGCCGAGCAGCTGTCCGCCGCCGAGCGGGCCCGCCGCGAGCGCAGCCGGGAGACCTCCGCCGGGATCGTCGGCTACGCCCTGGACGCGGCCGGCCGGACCGCCGCGTTCGCGCTCTCCGGCCGGCTGTTCGCGGTCGACACGGCCACCGGCGAGGCCCGCGAGCTGCCCGCCGCCACCCCGCTGCTGGACCCGCGGCCCAGCCCCGACGGCCGGCTGGTCGGCTACGCCACCCCCGGCGGCGAGCTGCGGGTGACCGCCGCCGACGGCAGCGGCGACCGGCTGCTCGCCGGACCGGAGGCGGACGGCGTCAGCTGGGGCCAGGCCGAGTTCGTCGCCCAGGAGGAGATGAGCCGCGACCGCGGCTACTGGTGGGCCCCCGACAGCAGCGCGCTGCTCGCCGCCCGGGTCGACGACCGGCCGGTGCAGCGCTGGTGGATCGCCGACCCCGCCAACCCGGAGCGGCCGCCGGTCGAGGTCGCCTACCCGGCGGCCGGCACCCCCAACGCCGAGGTCGGCCTGTGGCTGCTCGGCCTGGACGGCTCCCGGACCGAGATCCGCTGGGACCGCGCGGCGTACCCCTACCTGGCCCGGGTGCACTGGTCGGCCGGCGGGCCGCCGCTGCTCCAGGTGCAGGCCCGCGACCAGCGCGAACAGCTGGTGCTGGAGGCCGACCTGACGACCGGTGGGACCACGGTGCTGCTGACCGAGCGGGACCCGGACTGGCTGGAGCTGTTCGGCGGCGTGCCGGTCCGGCGGGCCGACGGCGAACTGGTGCGGATCGCCGACCGGGACGGCGTCCGGGTGCTGCTGGTCGGCGAGCAGGCCGTCACCGACGCCGACCTGCACGTCCGCTCGGTGCTGGCCGTGGACGGCGACGGGGTGCTGTTCGCGGCCTCCGCCGGCGCCGCCGAGTTCGAGCGGCGCCCGCCCGGCTGGCTCGGCGTCTTCACGGCCGGCCCGGACGGGGTGCGGGAGGTCGGCGAAGGCGCGCTCGGCGCGGTCCGCGGCGGCGGCACCACCGTGCTCACCACCGCCGACCCGCTGCGGCCCGGCACCACCGTCACCGTGCTGCGGGCCGGCGTCGAACCGCGGGTGATCGCCTCGCACGCCGCCACCCCGCTGATCACCGCCCGGCCGGTGTTCCGGTTCGCGGGCGAGCGGCGGATCCCCTGCGCGGTGCTGCTGCCCACCGGCTACGACCCGGACGTGGACGGGGAGCTGCCCGTCCTGATGGACCCGTACGGCGGCCCGCACGGGCAGCGCGTGGTGCAGGCGCACAACCCGCACCTGGTCTCCCAGTGGTTCGCCGACCAGGGTTTCGCGGTGATCGTCGCCGACGGGCGCGGCACCCCCGGGCACAGCCCCGCCTGGGAGAAGTCGATCAACCGCCGGACCGCCGAGATCACCGTCGCCGACCAGGTCGACGCACTGCACGCGCTCGCCGAGCAGTTCCCGCTCGACCTGACCAGGGTCGCCATCCGCGGCTGGTCGTACGGCGGCTACCTGGCCGCCGCCGCGGTCCTGCGCGAACCCGAGGTGTTCCACGCCGCGGTGGCCGGCGCGCCCGTCACCGAGCACGACCTCTACGACACGCACTACACCGAGCGCTACTACGGCGACCCGAACACCGAGCCCGAGGCGTACCGGGCCAACTCGGTGGTGGAGCTGGCCCCGACGCTGCGCCGGCCGCTGATGATCGTGCACGGCCTGGCCGACGACAACGTGGTGGTCGCGCACAGCCTGCGGCTGTCCACCGCGCTGCTCGCCGCCGGCCGGCCGCACACCGTGCTGCCGCTGTCCGGGGTGACCCACATGACGCCGCAGGAACAGGTCGCCGAGAACCTGCTGCTGCTCCAGGTCCGGTTCCTGAAGGAGGCGCTCGGCCTGCTGTAA
- a CDS encoding DUF2304 family protein — translation MALSVSAAVLMLVVVWVLVRRSNLKLSHALVCALLGFYLASSSIAPSIQQVTANLAGMINGLKL, via the coding sequence ATGGCTTTGTCCGTCTCCGCAGCTGTCCTGATGCTGGTCGTGGTCTGGGTCCTGGTCCGCCGCTCCAACCTGAAGTTGAGCCACGCGTTGGTGTGCGCGCTGCTCGGCTTCTATCTGGCCTCCAGCTCGATCGCCCCCTCGATCCAGCAGGTGACGGCCAACCTGGCCGGAATGATCAACGGCCTGAAGCTCTGA
- the mshB gene encoding N-acetyl-1-D-myo-inositol-2-amino-2-deoxy-alpha-D-glucopyranoside deacetylase has product MTSDSARADARGLLLVHAHPDDESINNGSTMARYAAEGVRVTLVTCTLGEGGEVIPPELAHLEQSRDNTLGAHRIGELAAAMRELGVSDHRFLGGPGRYRDSGMMGVPDNDDPSCFWRAELDEAAGHLVEVIREVRPQVLVTYDEQGGYGHPDHIQAHRVALRGYELAADPEFRPELGGPWRIAKVYFNRMPRTVIEAALRETAAEAPFKGVAPVDQIPGVVDDRLVTTVLDNAAYAGAKAAAMRAHATQIAVDGRHFALSNDLGQPLLATEYYELVRGALGAGAPETDLFAGVAP; this is encoded by the coding sequence ATGACCTCCGACTCCGCCCGTGCCGACGCGCGCGGGCTGCTGCTGGTGCATGCCCACCCCGACGACGAGTCGATCAACAACGGCTCCACCATGGCCCGGTACGCCGCCGAGGGCGTCCGGGTGACGCTGGTGACCTGCACGCTGGGCGAGGGCGGCGAGGTGATCCCGCCGGAGCTGGCCCATCTGGAGCAGTCCCGCGACAACACCCTGGGCGCCCACCGGATCGGCGAACTCGCGGCGGCGATGCGCGAGTTGGGGGTCTCCGACCACCGCTTCCTGGGCGGCCCTGGCCGCTACCGGGACTCCGGGATGATGGGCGTCCCGGACAACGACGACCCGTCCTGCTTCTGGCGGGCGGAGCTGGACGAGGCGGCCGGCCACCTGGTCGAGGTGATCCGCGAGGTCCGCCCGCAGGTGCTGGTGACCTACGACGAGCAGGGCGGCTACGGGCACCCCGACCACATCCAGGCGCACCGGGTCGCGCTGCGCGGCTACGAGCTGGCCGCCGACCCGGAGTTCCGCCCGGAGCTGGGCGGGCCGTGGCGGATCGCCAAGGTCTACTTCAACCGGATGCCCCGCACGGTGATCGAGGCCGCGCTGCGGGAGACCGCCGCCGAGGCCCCGTTCAAGGGCGTCGCGCCGGTCGACCAGATCCCCGGGGTGGTGGACGACCGGCTGGTCACCACGGTGCTGGACAACGCGGCGTACGCCGGGGCGAAGGCCGCCGCGATGCGGGCGCACGCCACCCAGATCGCGGTGGACGGGCGCCACTTCGCGCTCAGCAACGACCTCGGGCAGCCGCTGCTGGCCACCGAGTACTACGAGCTGGTCCGAGGCGCGCTCGGCGCGGGCGCCCCGGAGACCGACCTGTTCGCCGGGGTGGCGCCGTGA
- a CDS encoding DUF6113 family protein, which yields MKFLHPFFGSREQRIAEPLPPRGLRITAYAVLFLLGAAVSVCGAFVQTLWPPLGVFLALAACAGLFYGGLRATGTKLGAGAALGGWFLVLAVLLAPRPEGDLVLSATLPAYLYLFGGSVIGVVCTTLPTRSGFLFGVPAPEARRTVKDADR from the coding sequence GTGAAGTTCCTGCACCCTTTCTTCGGCTCCCGCGAGCAGCGGATCGCCGAGCCGCTGCCGCCCCGCGGCCTGCGGATCACCGCCTACGCGGTGCTGTTCCTGCTCGGCGCGGCGGTCTCCGTGTGCGGAGCTTTCGTGCAGACCCTGTGGCCCCCGCTGGGCGTGTTCCTGGCGCTGGCGGCCTGCGCCGGGCTGTTCTACGGCGGGCTGCGGGCGACCGGCACCAAGCTCGGCGCGGGCGCGGCGCTCGGCGGCTGGTTCCTGGTGCTAGCGGTGCTGCTGGCGCCCCGTCCGGAGGGAGACCTGGTGCTCTCCGCGACGCTGCCCGCCTACCTCTACCTGTTCGGCGGATCGGTGATCGGCGTGGTCTGCACGACCCTGCCGACCCGGTCCGGGTTCCTGTTCGGCGTACCGGCGCCGGAGGCCCGACGGACCGTCAAGGACGCCGACCGGTAG